From Calothrix sp. PCC 6303, a single genomic window includes:
- a CDS encoding RNA-guided endonuclease InsQ/TnpB family protein has protein sequence MLKVVKVRLYPDAQQQQSLAQAFGCCRWLWNYCLNLMNQTYKETGKGLSGYAVKKIIPQLKKEYEWLTSTYSQCLQQVCLNLGVGFNNFFEKRAKYPRFKSKHSKQSIQYPQNVKIADDYLSLPKIGNVSAIIHRPIDGKVKTVTISKNCSNQYFAAILFDDGKDKPESNTQGKAIGIDLGLTDFAVTSDGSKFDNPRILNKHQKNLKLKQQQLSRKQKGSQNRIKARKKVARVHRKITNCREDFLHKLSRRIVNENQVIVVENLNVKGMMQNHCLAKAIHQVGWGMFCTMLKYKAEMEGKIYQEVDRFFPSSKTCHACLNQVGSLPLDVRFWTCENCHTKHDRDVNAAINIRDEGLRILTSGTGGKAMKCGHGGNPHEQLHQEACCPDVSRSKGGRKKSTTALSVGQEAYTVPSGQCR, from the coding sequence ATGCTAAAAGTTGTCAAAGTCAGGTTATATCCAGATGCCCAGCAACAGCAGTCACTAGCGCAAGCTTTTGGCTGTTGTCGTTGGCTTTGGAATTACTGCCTGAATTTGATGAACCAAACATACAAAGAAACTGGTAAGGGCTTATCTGGCTACGCAGTAAAAAAGATAATTCCCCAGTTAAAGAAAGAATATGAATGGCTAACTTCAACTTATTCACAATGTTTGCAGCAAGTCTGCTTAAATTTGGGTGTAGGTTTCAATAATTTCTTTGAAAAGCGAGCTAAATACCCTAGATTCAAATCTAAACATAGTAAGCAGTCAATACAATATCCTCAAAACGTCAAAATTGCTGATGATTATTTAAGTCTGCCCAAAATAGGGAACGTATCAGCAATAATCCATAGACCGATTGACGGAAAAGTTAAGACTGTAACCATATCTAAAAACTGTTCCAATCAATATTTTGCGGCTATTCTGTTTGATGACGGTAAAGATAAACCAGAATCAAATACACAAGGCAAAGCAATAGGTATTGATTTGGGTTTGACTGACTTTGCAGTTACTAGCGATGGTTCTAAGTTTGACAATCCTAGAATACTCAACAAACATCAGAAGAATTTAAAACTTAAACAGCAACAGCTATCTAGAAAACAGAAAGGTTCTCAAAATCGAATTAAGGCTAGGAAAAAAGTTGCTAGAGTTCATAGAAAAATAACTAACTGTCGTGAGGATTTTCTGCACAAGCTATCTCGTAGGATAGTTAACGAAAACCAAGTTATTGTTGTGGAAAATCTTAATGTCAAAGGCATGATGCAAAACCACTGTCTAGCTAAAGCTATTCATCAGGTTGGATGGGGAATGTTTTGCACAATGCTGAAATACAAGGCAGAGATGGAAGGGAAAATATATCAGGAAGTTGATAGATTCTTTCCCAGTTCAAAAACCTGTCATGCCTGCTTGAATCAAGTTGGTAGTTTACCGCTAGATGTAAGATTCTGGACTTGCGAAAACTGCCATACAAAACATGATCGGGATGTGAACGCAGCTATTAACATCAGAGATGAGGGACTACGAATTTTGACCTCTGGAACGGGGGGTAAAGCGATGAAGTGTGGTCATGGGGGAAACCCCCATGAACAACTTCATCAAGAAGCTTGTTGCCCAGATGTAAGTCGGAGTAAGGGAGGACGCAAGAAATCCACTACTGCGCTTTCTGTTGGACAGGAAGCCTACACTGTACCGTCAGGTCAGTGTAGGTAG
- a CDS encoding sugar transferase, with product MYQLQYKTTSKGAASSVWKSELAPHPSVSSTFKRSLDIVGSLVGLMILSLIYIPIAIAIKIDSPGPVFFTQERYGLQGRKFYIRKFRSMVSDAENLKSLVQNEADGLFFKNTNDFRVTKLGRFLRSTSLDELPQFWNVLVGEMSLVGTRPPTHDEVVRYTERHWQRLKVKPGLTGEWQVNGRSQIKDFEAVVDLDLLYQKKWYPFYDVLLIVRTIYTILARVGAC from the coding sequence ATGTATCAACTACAATACAAGACTACAAGTAAAGGTGCAGCATCTAGCGTTTGGAAATCAGAGCTTGCCCCTCATCCCTCAGTAAGTTCTACCTTCAAACGTTCATTGGATATAGTTGGTAGCTTAGTAGGGTTAATGATATTATCGCTCATATATATTCCGATAGCGATCGCAATCAAAATCGATAGCCCTGGTCCAGTTTTTTTTACTCAGGAACGTTACGGATTACAAGGTCGTAAATTTTACATCCGCAAATTTCGATCCATGGTAAGTGATGCCGAAAATTTAAAATCTCTAGTTCAAAATGAAGCGGATGGACTTTTTTTTAAAAATACTAATGATTTTCGCGTTACAAAATTAGGGCGATTTCTAAGAAGTACAAGCTTAGATGAATTGCCTCAATTTTGGAATGTTTTGGTGGGTGAAATGAGTTTAGTGGGAACTCGCCCACCCACCCATGATGAGGTGGTACGCTACACAGAGCGTCATTGGCAACGTTTGAAGGTTAAACCCGGATTGACTGGGGAATGGCAGGTTAATGGACGTTCTCAAATTAAAGACTTTGAAGCGGTTGTTGATTTAGACTTGCTGTATCAGAAAAAATGGTACCCTTTTTACGATGTTTTATTAATAGTGAGAACTATTTACACTATTCTGGCTAGGGTTGGAGCTTGTTAA
- a CDS encoding DUF2358 domain-containing protein, translated as MHIIDTLKSDYQKFPNDQTYSIYAADVYFQDPFNKFTGIERYQKMIQFIKTWFLHCHMDLHSINQSDDTIKTEWTLSWNTPLPWKPKVSISGWSELRVNEANLIVSHIDYWQTSPWNLAKQHLFFEKPSIM; from the coding sequence ATGCATATTATCGACACTTTAAAATCAGATTATCAAAAATTTCCCAACGATCAAACCTATTCAATTTACGCAGCAGATGTTTATTTCCAAGATCCATTTAATAAATTCACAGGCATTGAACGCTACCAAAAAATGATTCAGTTCATCAAAACCTGGTTTCTCCACTGCCACATGGATTTACATAGCATTAATCAATCTGATGACACAATTAAAACAGAGTGGACACTGAGTTGGAATACTCCTCTACCTTGGAAACCAAAAGTCTCAATCTCTGGGTGGAGTGAATTACGCGTCAATGAAGCTAACTTAATTGTTTCCCATATTGATTATTGGCAAACTTCACCCTGGAATCTAGCCAAACAGCATTTATTTTTCGAGAAACCATCGATAATGTAA
- a CDS encoding YbjN domain-containing protein, which yields MTNYQSSTDASFIASEKNVDEIIAENLSINHVETIENVIDSLEQDDSAMVSHPAEGGYLWKFKYGSAEVFVQLTGTKDEDTITVWAAVLKLPAKDELGLMRRLLEMNCSSTFESRFGIIENQVVVITTRNLAELSAGEVSRLITIVATVADDNDDILQAEFGTV from the coding sequence ATGACAAATTACCAATCCAGCACAGATGCGAGCTTTATCGCGTCTGAGAAAAATGTCGATGAAATCATTGCTGAAAATTTATCCATCAACCATGTGGAAACTATCGAGAATGTTATTGATTCTCTAGAACAAGATGATAGTGCGATGGTTAGCCACCCTGCTGAAGGTGGATATTTGTGGAAGTTCAAGTATGGTAGTGCTGAAGTATTTGTACAGTTAACGGGTACTAAGGATGAGGATACCATAACTGTTTGGGCTGCGGTGCTGAAATTACCAGCAAAAGATGAACTCGGTTTGATGCGGAGACTTCTAGAAATGAATTGTTCTAGCACTTTTGAATCGCGTTTTGGAATTATTGAAAATCAGGTTGTTGTAATTACGACGCGGAATTTAGCTGAGTTGTCTGCTGGTGAAGTGTCCCGTTTAATTACGATTGTGGCAACTGTTGCTGATGATAACGATGATATTTTACAAGCTGAGTTTGGAACTGTATAA
- a CDS encoding TRC40/GET3/ArsA family transport-energizing ATPase: MRVILMTGKGGVGKTSVAAATGLRCAELGYRTLVLSTDPAHSLADSFDLELGHDPRQIRPNLWGAELDALVELESNWGAVKRYITQVLQARGLDGVQAEELAILPGMDEIFGLVRMKRHYDEGEFDVLIIDSAPTGTALRLLSLPEVGGWYMRRFYKPFQNISVALRPFVEPIFRPIAGFSLPDKEIMDAPYEFYEQIEALEKVLTDNTQTSVRLVTNPEKMVIKESLRAHAYLSLYNVATDMVVANRIIPDEVQDPFFQRWKENQKEYRQEIHDNFHPLPVKEVPLFSEEMCGLAALERLKETLYHDEDPAQVYYKENTIRVVQENNQYSLELYLPGIPKNQVQLSKNGDELNIRIGNHRRNLVLPQALAALQPGGAKMEDDYLKIRFSSATNS, encoded by the coding sequence ATGCGTGTAATTTTGATGACGGGCAAAGGTGGAGTTGGTAAAACCTCCGTTGCCGCTGCCACTGGTCTGCGTTGCGCGGAACTAGGCTACCGAACCTTAGTACTAAGCACCGATCCCGCACACTCCCTAGCAGACAGCTTTGATTTAGAATTAGGACACGACCCTCGGCAAATTCGCCCCAATTTGTGGGGTGCCGAACTGGACGCACTGGTGGAATTGGAATCTAACTGGGGTGCTGTAAAGCGATATATTACCCAAGTTTTACAAGCACGGGGTTTGGATGGAGTCCAAGCGGAAGAGTTAGCAATTTTACCCGGTATGGATGAAATTTTTGGCTTAGTCAGGATGAAACGCCACTATGACGAAGGTGAATTTGACGTTTTAATCATTGACTCAGCACCCACAGGTACAGCTTTAAGGTTGTTGAGTTTGCCAGAAGTTGGTGGTTGGTATATGCGGCGCTTTTACAAACCATTTCAAAATATTTCAGTTGCACTGCGTCCATTCGTAGAGCCAATATTTAGACCAATTGCGGGTTTCTCATTACCAGATAAGGAAATTATGGACGCACCTTATGAATTTTATGAGCAAATCGAGGCGTTAGAAAAGGTATTAACAGATAACACTCAAACATCCGTTCGTTTGGTAACAAATCCAGAAAAAATGGTGATTAAAGAATCACTACGCGCTCATGCATATTTGAGCTTATATAATGTAGCGACGGATATGGTTGTTGCTAATCGGATTATTCCAGATGAAGTACAGGATCCATTTTTCCAACGCTGGAAAGAAAATCAGAAAGAATATCGTCAAGAAATTCATGACAATTTTCATCCGCTACCAGTTAAAGAAGTACCACTATTTTCGGAAGAAATGTGTGGTTTAGCAGCTTTAGAAAGACTCAAAGAAACACTTTATCATGACGAAGATCCGGCTCAGGTTTATTATAAAGAAAATACAATCAGAGTCGTACAAGAAAATAATCAATACAGTTTAGAACTGTATTTACCTGGTATTCCCAAAAATCAAGTTCAACTCAGCAAAAATGGTGATGAATTAAATATTCGCATTGGGAATCATCGCCGCAATTTGGTATTGCCCCAGGCTTTAGCTGCACTGCAACCAGGAGGAGCTAAAATGGAGGATGATTATTTAAAAATTCGCTTTAGTAGTGCAACAAATTCATAG
- the rpsB gene encoding 30S ribosomal protein S2 produces MPVVSLAQMMESGVHFGHQTRRWNPKMNPYIYTSRNGVHIIDLVQTAQLMDEAYNYMRSQAESGKKFLFVGTKRQAAGIIAQEAARCGSHYINQRWLGGMLTNWTTIKTRVDRLKDLERREENGALDLLPKKEASMLRREMTKLQKYLGGIKTMRKIPDIVVIVDQRREYNAVQECQKLNIPIVSMLDTNCDPDVVDIPIPANDDAIRSIKLIIGKLADAIYEGRHGQLDPEEEYDDYDGSDEEYDDTDYSEYKTPDDEE; encoded by the coding sequence ATGCCAGTTGTTTCATTGGCTCAAATGATGGAGTCTGGAGTTCACTTTGGGCATCAGACCCGACGCTGGAACCCCAAAATGAATCCTTATATCTACACCTCTCGCAACGGTGTACATATTATCGACTTAGTGCAAACAGCACAGTTGATGGATGAAGCTTATAACTATATGCGATCGCAAGCAGAATCTGGTAAGAAATTTCTGTTTGTTGGTACCAAGCGCCAAGCTGCGGGTATCATCGCTCAAGAAGCAGCCAGATGTGGTTCTCATTACATCAACCAACGTTGGTTAGGTGGAATGCTCACCAACTGGACAACCATTAAAACCCGTGTAGATCGCCTCAAGGACTTAGAACGTCGTGAAGAAAACGGCGCACTTGACTTACTACCGAAAAAAGAAGCCTCAATGCTGCGTCGGGAAATGACAAAGCTGCAAAAATATCTCGGTGGCATCAAAACAATGCGGAAAATACCTGACATAGTGGTCATAGTAGACCAACGTCGGGAATATAACGCAGTTCAAGAGTGTCAGAAGCTGAATATTCCTATCGTCTCCATGTTGGATACCAACTGCGATCCAGATGTCGTAGATATCCCCATTCCTGCTAACGATGACGCGATTCGCTCAATTAAATTGATCATTGGTAAACTAGCCGATGCAATTTATGAAGGTCGTCATGGTCAGTTGGATCCTGAGGAAGAATACGACGATTATGACGGTTCAGATGAAGAATATGATGACACTGATTACAGTGAGTACAAAACACCTGACGATGAGGAATAA
- the surE gene encoding 5'/3'-nucleotidase SurE translates to MTLILTNDDGIDAPGIQALIQAVDGYKVIIAAPKDHQSGCGHQVTTTNAIALHKRSENTYAIAGTPADCTRIAISHICKDVKYVLSGINAGGNLGVDAYISGTVAAVREAAMHGIPGIAISHYRKGKLDYNWDAATRWTKKVLGELFTHPLEAGSFWNVNLPHLLPDAPEPEIVFCQPCVKPLPINFRIEGNNFYYVGDYSKRDRTPDSDIDVCFSGNIAITQLTV, encoded by the coding sequence ATGACTTTAATTCTGACAAATGATGATGGAATTGATGCACCAGGAATTCAAGCTTTAATTCAAGCCGTAGATGGTTATAAAGTAATAATTGCTGCCCCAAAAGATCATCAGTCAGGTTGTGGACATCAGGTGACAACGACAAACGCGATCGCACTTCACAAAAGATCGGAAAATACATATGCTATTGCTGGGACTCCTGCTGATTGCACCAGAATTGCAATCTCACATATATGCAAAGATGTCAAATACGTTTTATCGGGGATCAATGCTGGAGGAAACCTAGGAGTTGATGCTTATATATCCGGTACCGTTGCTGCGGTGCGGGAAGCCGCGATGCATGGTATACCGGGAATCGCTATTTCCCACTATCGTAAGGGGAAACTAGATTATAACTGGGATGCAGCAACACGGTGGACAAAAAAAGTACTTGGTGAGTTGTTCACACATCCCTTGGAAGCAGGGAGTTTTTGGAATGTGAATTTGCCGCATTTACTCCCTGATGCACCCGAACCTGAAATAGTGTTTTGTCAACCTTGCGTTAAACCATTACCCATTAACTTCCGGATTGAGGGCAATAACTTCTATTATGTAGGCGATTACAGCAAACGCGATCGCACTCCTGACAGCGATATTGATGTGTGTTTCTCTGGCAATATCGCAATTACTCAACTGACAGTTTAA
- the tsf gene encoding translation elongation factor Ts, with the protein MAEISAKLVQELRQKTGAGMMDCKKALKENEGDIEKASEWLRQKGIAKADKVAGKVAAEGLVDTSIQPGSRVGVLAEVNCQTDFVARNEAFKALVQNIAKQATTTDSVDSLLAQPYVDDNNVTVADSLKQLSAQLGENMQVRRFVNFTLPEGKYGVVDSYIHTGGRVGVLVELECQKDTTAANEEVKGLARNIAMQVAACPNVEYVGVDQIPAEMAQKEKDIEMGRDDLAGKPDNIKEKIVQGRIEKRLKEMTLIDQPYIRDQNITIEELIKQTNAQTGDTVKVARFVRYVLGEGIEKQEMSFADEVAAQIGAK; encoded by the coding sequence ATGGCGGAAATATCTGCAAAGCTTGTCCAAGAGCTGCGCCAAAAGACTGGTGCAGGAATGATGGACTGCAAAAAAGCTCTGAAGGAAAACGAAGGCGATATCGAAAAAGCTAGCGAATGGTTGCGGCAAAAAGGGATTGCGAAAGCAGATAAAGTTGCGGGAAAAGTTGCAGCCGAAGGCTTAGTTGATACTTCGATTCAGCCTGGTAGTCGTGTTGGTGTATTAGCCGAAGTGAACTGTCAGACGGACTTCGTAGCTCGTAACGAAGCCTTCAAAGCACTAGTACAAAACATAGCAAAGCAAGCTACCACTACTGATAGTGTGGACTCACTGCTGGCTCAACCTTATGTTGATGACAATAACGTCACAGTTGCTGATTCACTCAAGCAACTATCAGCACAGTTGGGCGAAAACATGCAAGTGCGTCGCTTTGTCAACTTCACTTTACCAGAAGGTAAGTACGGCGTAGTTGATAGCTATATTCACACTGGTGGTCGTGTTGGCGTATTAGTAGAATTGGAATGTCAAAAAGACACCACAGCTGCTAATGAAGAAGTCAAAGGATTAGCACGAAATATTGCCATGCAAGTAGCTGCTTGTCCGAATGTTGAGTATGTTGGTGTGGATCAAATTCCCGCCGAAATGGCTCAAAAAGAAAAAGATATCGAAATGGGTCGTGATGACCTAGCAGGCAAGCCTGATAATATCAAAGAAAAGATTGTTCAGGGACGAATTGAAAAGCGTCTGAAAGAGATGACTTTGATTGATCAGCCTTATATTCGTGACCAAAATATCACCATCGAAGAGTTAATCAAACAAACTAATGCTCAAACTGGTGATACTGTAAAAGTTGCTCGTTTCGTCCGTTACGTGCTTGGTGAAGGCATCGAAAAACAAGAAATGAGTTTTGCAGATGAAGTTGCGGCACAAATAGGCGCAAAGTAG
- a CDS encoding ureidoglycolate lyase → MNTSPIKTIIIPVIDANSENIQPYGYLLGDDVSKPGLGIPFYQERVIEGENIDFTYRGTATFRTAKILPGYPAIMWLERHLYMTQMFIALGQSPFIMVMAPPNQNKNEDLPDLSEVKAIRFPPGHGLLLHLGTWHDFPIACEEPVVILTANSDEVVTALSQMQEPGEMNQGDVYKISLPKRLGCEFELDV, encoded by the coding sequence ATGAATACATCCCCAATTAAAACTATTATCATTCCTGTAATTGATGCTAATTCAGAAAATATTCAGCCCTATGGTTATCTTTTGGGTGATGATGTGAGTAAACCAGGATTAGGAATTCCTTTCTATCAAGAAAGGGTGATTGAAGGAGAAAACATCGACTTTACTTATCGTGGAACTGCGACTTTTAGAACCGCGAAAATTTTGCCGGGATATCCAGCTATTATGTGGCTGGAACGTCATTTATATATGACACAAATGTTTATTGCCTTAGGGCAGTCTCCATTTATTATGGTAATGGCACCTCCAAATCAGAATAAAAATGAGGATTTACCTGATTTATCCGAAGTTAAAGCTATACGTTTTCCTCCTGGACATGGACTGTTATTACATCTAGGAACATGGCACGATTTTCCTATTGCTTGTGAGGAACCTGTGGTGATTTTAACTGCTAATTCTGATGAGGTTGTGACGGCATTAAGTCAGATGCAGGAACCTGGGGAAATGAATCAAGGTGATGTTTATAAAATATCTTTGCCGAAGCGTTTAGGTTGTGAATTTGAATTGGATGTTTAG
- a CDS encoding Uma2 family endonuclease produces the protein MSPETTQLSPNPITEPEEWQPPMPPTDLVFDDGEPLESNRHRVAMNLLICSLKHHWAEREDYFIGGNMFVYYSSKQAKNRDFKGPDFFAVLDVEKDPTRLGWVVWEENGRYPDVIIELLSDSTEAQDLGDKKRLYEKVFKTKDYFVFHPLKVNSLQGWSLDSRNGYQQIVPNQQGWLWSETLELWVGVWNGTVEDDSNTWLRFYDKAGNVVLLPEEAQRQRADAEQQRADTEQQRAERFAAKLRELGEDPDSI, from the coding sequence ATGTCACCAGAAACCACCCAATTATCCCCCAATCCAATAACCGAACCTGAAGAGTGGCAACCTCCCATGCCACCAACAGACTTAGTATTTGACGACGGAGAACCCTTGGAAAGCAATCGTCACCGCGTTGCCATGAATTTATTAATCTGTTCCCTCAAACATCACTGGGCTGAACGGGAAGATTATTTTATTGGTGGCAACATGTTTGTTTATTACAGCAGTAAGCAAGCTAAAAATAGGGATTTTAAAGGACCAGACTTTTTTGCAGTTTTGGATGTGGAAAAAGACCCCACACGTTTGGGTTGGGTTGTTTGGGAAGAAAATGGACGCTACCCAGATGTGATTATTGAGTTACTCTCAGACTCCACAGAAGCGCAGGATTTGGGAGATAAAAAACGCCTTTACGAAAAAGTATTTAAAACCAAAGATTATTTTGTCTTCCATCCGTTAAAAGTAAATTCACTCCAAGGATGGAGTTTAGATAGTCGCAATGGCTACCAGCAAATAGTTCCTAATCAGCAAGGGTGGTTGTGGAGCGAGACTTTGGAACTTTGGGTAGGAGTATGGAATGGCACAGTGGAAGATGACAGCAATACTTGGCTGAGATTTTACGATAAAGCAGGCAATGTAGTTTTACTGCCGGAAGAAGCACAGCGACAACGGGCAGATGCCGAACAACAACGGGCAGATACCGAACAGCAACGCGCCGAACGTTTCGCTGCAAAATTGCGAGAACTGGGAGAAGACCCAGATAGTATTTAA
- the cobW gene encoding cobalamin biosynthesis protein CobW, with the protein MGTKIPVTVITGFLGAGKTTVVRNLLQNNQGRRIAVLVNEFGEVGIDGELLRSCGVCDDDDINNNIVELTNGCLCCTVQEEFLPTMQELLKRRDRIDNIVIETSGLALPKPLIQAFRWLEIRNGATVDGVVTVVDCEALAAGQFVGNLAALTAQREADDSIDHETEIEELFEDQLACADMVLLSKVDRVDSDNQAKIYEWLQNKLPSGVKIVRSHLGEINPDLLLGFNAAVEDNIDSRPSHHDTEEEHDHDDEINSVHIALEQEFEPQILINRLQQLVQQQEIYRIKGFVAVPKKAMRLVIQGVGQRFEQFYDRPWKTGETRQTNLVIIGRELERSRIQESILAHTENFS; encoded by the coding sequence ATGGGTACAAAAATACCAGTTACGGTGATTACTGGTTTTCTTGGTGCTGGCAAAACAACAGTGGTACGAAATCTGTTGCAAAATAATCAGGGTCGTCGTATTGCGGTTTTGGTGAATGAGTTTGGGGAAGTGGGAATTGACGGGGAATTGTTACGTTCCTGTGGCGTTTGCGATGATGATGATATCAACAATAATATAGTTGAATTGACAAACGGCTGTTTGTGCTGTACCGTCCAGGAAGAATTTTTGCCGACAATGCAGGAGTTGTTGAAAAGACGCGATCGCATTGACAATATAGTGATTGAAACTTCGGGTTTAGCTCTCCCCAAACCCCTAATCCAAGCTTTTCGCTGGCTAGAAATTCGCAACGGGGCAACTGTTGATGGTGTGGTGACGGTGGTAGACTGTGAAGCCCTAGCAGCAGGTCAGTTTGTGGGGAATTTGGCAGCTTTAACTGCACAGCGAGAAGCTGATGACAGCATCGATCACGAAACGGAAATTGAAGAATTGTTTGAAGATCAACTTGCCTGTGCGGACATGGTATTACTAAGCAAGGTGGATCGGGTAGATTCAGATAACCAAGCTAAGATTTATGAGTGGTTGCAGAACAAATTACCAAGCGGCGTGAAAATAGTACGTTCGCATCTAGGGGAAATTAACCCAGATTTGTTACTTGGTTTTAATGCCGCAGTTGAAGATAATATCGATTCTCGTCCTTCTCATCACGATACTGAGGAAGAACACGATCATGATGATGAGATTAATTCAGTACACATAGCATTAGAACAGGAATTTGAACCGCAAATTTTAATTAATCGATTGCAGCAACTGGTACAGCAACAAGAAATCTACCGAATTAAAGGTTTTGTTGCAGTTCCCAAAAAAGCCATGCGTTTAGTGATTCAAGGAGTTGGACAGAGATTTGAGCAATTTTACGATCGTCCCTGGAAAACTGGAGAAACTCGACAAACCAACCTAGTAATCATAGGTCGTGAATTAGAGCGATCGCGTATTCAAGAAAGCATACTAGCACATACAGAAAATTTCAGTTAA
- a CDS encoding polysaccharide deacetylase family protein, with amino-acid sequence MHLEPPLFQAIHQRPILKLPNHARVAVWVVMNVEHFTFGKLGTAIQPHLNSHPEIANYAWRDYGNRVGIWRLLELFQELEIPVTAAVNGEICTFYPEIMTAMQEHNWEIMAHGINNSTGHSAMEKEEEWVTIQRTISLLKQSTGKHPQGWLTPGFSITESTFELLHQAGIVYTADWVNDDQPYWYPVKEQKMLAIPYTIEANDITLCLSNRFSGEQFSQAIIDQFDQLWHDGRTNARVMAIGLHPFIVGQPLRLKYLKQCLSYIKNKSQTWLTTGEEIYKLFTKDAKD; translated from the coding sequence ATGCATTTAGAACCACCGTTATTTCAAGCAATTCATCAACGTCCAATTTTAAAACTACCGAATCATGCTAGGGTTGCAGTCTGGGTAGTGATGAATGTTGAACATTTCACATTTGGTAAACTAGGAACTGCAATTCAACCTCATTTAAATAGTCATCCCGAAATTGCTAATTATGCTTGGAGAGATTACGGCAATCGTGTAGGAATTTGGCGTTTATTAGAGCTTTTTCAGGAGTTAGAAATACCAGTTACTGCCGCAGTTAATGGAGAAATATGTACTTTCTACCCGGAAATTATGACAGCAATGCAAGAACATAACTGGGAAATTATGGCACATGGAATTAATAATTCTACTGGTCATAGTGCTATGGAGAAAGAAGAGGAATGGGTAACAATTCAGCGAACAATTAGTTTATTAAAACAATCCACAGGTAAACATCCTCAAGGTTGGTTAACTCCAGGATTTTCCATCACTGAATCTACATTTGAATTGTTGCATCAAGCAGGTATTGTCTACACTGCTGATTGGGTAAATGATGATCAACCTTACTGGTACCCGGTTAAAGAGCAAAAAATGTTAGCAATTCCTTACACTATTGAAGCAAATGATATTACATTATGTTTGAGTAATCGATTTAGTGGCGAACAATTTTCTCAAGCAATTATAGATCAATTTGATCAGTTATGGCATGATGGCAGAACCAATGCTAGAGTGATGGCAATTGGCTTACATCCTTTTATTGTTGGGCAACCGTTACGATTAAAATATCTAAAGCAGTGTTTGTCCTATATCAAAAATAAATCTCAAACTTGGCTAACTACAGGTGAAGAAATCTATAAGTTATTTACTAAAGATGCCAAAGATTAG